From the genome of Denticeps clupeoides chromosome 4, fDenClu1.1, whole genome shotgun sequence, one region includes:
- the mfsd8l2 gene encoding major facilitator superfamily domain-containing protein 8 isoform X2 has product MMDLQQKKNLSFIIIGLIFLLSGIEYAVILPTIWKYLQILEAPPYFLGLGLSAFSFSSLLSGPVFGLWSDRSRTTKSIILFSNVFEVVGNIMYFVGFSKWLLLSSRLVAGIGAGAGSSIFGYLTTNTVPAERARVFAAVMACRQAGLLIGPAFNIFLRLCDFSLGPFVVDKYTSPGLFMCALWLLLELLVFLLYWDLPPPESAELHTLVQRLHDEEEEAEEEPLLMSPEDPMDTYGTVNTDESNAQPETPPSPPTPPLTPPDPFQNFSMSNEFLREEVVVLLTAQFITLFNQTALETMVTPLTQRYFGFGELGNSVMYSLCGVEVILGFFFVRWLSRVVADRAVLAVGLVTCSVACVWCIVFLANPRGGFSVELLEFVVGVFLQLLGLPFVAVSQVSLFSKVTAEKTQGFSQGVRRSVGGLATILGPLWAGGLTANLYVMLGMMLVLLTLVTVMMAISYERLVEPPVVQQAEIQSSE; this is encoded by the exons ATGAtggatctgcagcagaagaagaacctcTCTTTCATCATCATTGGACTCATCTTTCTGTTGAGTGGAATTGAATATG cAGTCATCCTGCCAACCATCTGGAAGTATCTGCAGATCCTGGAGGCGCCTCCGTATTTCCTGGGTTTGGGTCTGTCTGCCTTCAGCTTCAGCAGTCTGCTGTCTGGACCCGTATTTGGTCTCTGGTCGGACAGAAGCCGGACTACAAAGTCCATCATCCTCTTCTCCAATGTGTTTGAGGTTGTGG GGAACATCATGTATTTTGTGGGATTCTCCAAGTGGTTGCTGCTGTCCAGTCGTCTCGTTGcag GCATTGGCGCAGGTGCAGGTTCCTCCATCTTTGGCTACCTGACCACGAACACGGTTCCAGCGGAGCGTGCGCGAGTCTTCGCCGCCGTCATGGCGTGCCGCCAGGCGGGCCTTCTGATTG GCCCCGCCTTCAACATCTTCCTGAGGCTATGTGACTTCAGCCTGGGACCCTTTGTGGTGGACAAGTACACATCTCCCGGG CTCTTCATGTGTGCACTctggctgctgctggagctgctggtgtTCCTGCTGTATTGGGACCTTCCTCCACCCGAGTCGGCCGAGTTGCATACGCTGGTCCAGCGGCTacatgatgaagaggaggaggctgaAGAGGAGCCGCTGCTCATGAGCCCTGAGGATCCTATGGATACCTATGGCACTGTCAACACCGATGAATCAAATGCTCAGCCAGAGACCCCGCCCTCTCCTCCAACCCCGCCTCTCACCCCACCTGACCCTTTCCAGAACTTCAGCATGAGCAACG AGTTCCTgagggaggaggtggtggtCCTGCTCACAGCCCAGTTCATCACGCTCTTCAACCAGACAGCCCTGGAG ACCATGGTGACCCCTCTGACCCAGAGGTACTTTGGCTTCGGGGAGCTGGGGAACAGTGTGATGTACAGCCTGTGCGGGGTGGAGGTGATTCTGGGCTTCTTCTTTGTGCGCTGGCTGAGTCGCGTGGTGGCTGACCGGGCGGTTCTGGCCGTCGGGCTGGTCACCTGCAGCGTGGCCTGTGTCTGGTGCATCGTCTTCCTTGCCAACCCGCGAG GTGGCTTCTCAGTGGAGCTGCTGGAGTTCGTCGTCGGGGTCTTCCTCCAGCTACTGGGGCTGCCGTTCGTTGCCGTTTCCCAGGTTTCACTCTTCTCTAAAGTCACAGCGGAGAAGACACAGG GCTTTAGTCAGGGGGTCCGACGCTCTGTCGGGGGCCTGGCGACCATCCTGGGCCCCCTGTGGGCCGGAGGTCTGACGGCGAATCTCTACGTCATGCTGGGAATGATGCTGGTGCTCCTGACCCTTGTCACG GTGATGATGGCGATTTCGTACGAGCGGCTGGTTGAGCCCCCGGTGGTGCAGCAGGCAGAGATACAGAGTTCAGAATAA
- the mfsd8l2 gene encoding major facilitator superfamily domain-containing protein 8 isoform X1, with amino-acid sequence MMDLQQKKNLSFIIIGLIFLLSGIEYAVILPTIWKYLQILEAPPYFLGLGLSAFSFSSLLSGPVFGLWSDRSRTTKSIILFSNVFEVVGNIMYFVGFSKWLLLSSRLVAGIGAGAGSSIFGYLTTNTVPAERARVFAAVMACRQAGLLIGPAFNIFLRLCDFSLGPFVVDKYTSPGLFMCALWLLLELLVFLLYWDLPPPESAELHTLVQRLHDEEEEAEEEPLLMSPEDPMDTYGTVNTDESNAQPETPPSPPTPPLTPPDPFQNFSMSNEFLREEVVVLLTAQFITLFNQTALETMVTPLTQRYFGFGELGNSVMYSLCGVEVILGFFFVRWLSRVVADRAVLAVGLVTCSVACVWCIVFLANPRGGFSVELLEFVVGVFLQLLGLPFVAVSQVSLFSKVTAEKTQGFSQGVRRSVGGLATILGPLWAGGLTANLYVMLGMMLVLLTLVTVSRRPRAAQLVASAESRPGDPDGLVCCR; translated from the exons ATGAtggatctgcagcagaagaagaacctcTCTTTCATCATCATTGGACTCATCTTTCTGTTGAGTGGAATTGAATATG cAGTCATCCTGCCAACCATCTGGAAGTATCTGCAGATCCTGGAGGCGCCTCCGTATTTCCTGGGTTTGGGTCTGTCTGCCTTCAGCTTCAGCAGTCTGCTGTCTGGACCCGTATTTGGTCTCTGGTCGGACAGAAGCCGGACTACAAAGTCCATCATCCTCTTCTCCAATGTGTTTGAGGTTGTGG GGAACATCATGTATTTTGTGGGATTCTCCAAGTGGTTGCTGCTGTCCAGTCGTCTCGTTGcag GCATTGGCGCAGGTGCAGGTTCCTCCATCTTTGGCTACCTGACCACGAACACGGTTCCAGCGGAGCGTGCGCGAGTCTTCGCCGCCGTCATGGCGTGCCGCCAGGCGGGCCTTCTGATTG GCCCCGCCTTCAACATCTTCCTGAGGCTATGTGACTTCAGCCTGGGACCCTTTGTGGTGGACAAGTACACATCTCCCGGG CTCTTCATGTGTGCACTctggctgctgctggagctgctggtgtTCCTGCTGTATTGGGACCTTCCTCCACCCGAGTCGGCCGAGTTGCATACGCTGGTCCAGCGGCTacatgatgaagaggaggaggctgaAGAGGAGCCGCTGCTCATGAGCCCTGAGGATCCTATGGATACCTATGGCACTGTCAACACCGATGAATCAAATGCTCAGCCAGAGACCCCGCCCTCTCCTCCAACCCCGCCTCTCACCCCACCTGACCCTTTCCAGAACTTCAGCATGAGCAACG AGTTCCTgagggaggaggtggtggtCCTGCTCACAGCCCAGTTCATCACGCTCTTCAACCAGACAGCCCTGGAG ACCATGGTGACCCCTCTGACCCAGAGGTACTTTGGCTTCGGGGAGCTGGGGAACAGTGTGATGTACAGCCTGTGCGGGGTGGAGGTGATTCTGGGCTTCTTCTTTGTGCGCTGGCTGAGTCGCGTGGTGGCTGACCGGGCGGTTCTGGCCGTCGGGCTGGTCACCTGCAGCGTGGCCTGTGTCTGGTGCATCGTCTTCCTTGCCAACCCGCGAG GTGGCTTCTCAGTGGAGCTGCTGGAGTTCGTCGTCGGGGTCTTCCTCCAGCTACTGGGGCTGCCGTTCGTTGCCGTTTCCCAGGTTTCACTCTTCTCTAAAGTCACAGCGGAGAAGACACAGG GCTTTAGTCAGGGGGTCCGACGCTCTGTCGGGGGCCTGGCGACCATCCTGGGCCCCCTGTGGGCCGGAGGTCTGACGGCGAATCTCTACGTCATGCTGGGAATGATGCTGGTGCTCCTGACCCTTGTCACGGTGAGTCGGCGTCCCCGCGCCGCGCAGCTGGTGGCCTCAGCAGAGTCACGGCCAGGTGACCCGGACGGGCTTGTCTGCTGCAGGTGA
- the mfsd8l2 gene encoding uncharacterized protein mfsd8l2 isoform X6, with protein sequence MYFVGFSKWLLLSSRLVAGIGAGAGSSIFGYLTTNTVPAERARVFAAVMACRQAGLLIGPAFNIFLRLCDFSLGPFVVDKYTSPGLFMCALWLLLELLVFLLYWDLPPPESAELHTLVQRLHDEEEEAEEEPLLMSPEDPMDTYGTVNTDESNAQPETPPSPPTPPLTPPDPFQNFSMSNEFLREEVVVLLTAQFITLFNQTALETMVTPLTQRYFGFGELGNSVMYSLCGVEVILGFFFVRWLSRVVADRAVLAVGLVTCSVACVWCIVFLANPRGGFSVELLEFVVGVFLQLLGLPFVAVSQVSLFSKVTAEKTQGFSQGVRRSVGGLATILGPLWAGGLTANLYVMLGMMLVLLTLVTVSRRPRAAQLVASAESRPGDPDGLVCCR encoded by the exons ATGTATTTTGTGGGATTCTCCAAGTGGTTGCTGCTGTCCAGTCGTCTCGTTGcag GCATTGGCGCAGGTGCAGGTTCCTCCATCTTTGGCTACCTGACCACGAACACGGTTCCAGCGGAGCGTGCGCGAGTCTTCGCCGCCGTCATGGCGTGCCGCCAGGCGGGCCTTCTGATTG GCCCCGCCTTCAACATCTTCCTGAGGCTATGTGACTTCAGCCTGGGACCCTTTGTGGTGGACAAGTACACATCTCCCGGG CTCTTCATGTGTGCACTctggctgctgctggagctgctggtgtTCCTGCTGTATTGGGACCTTCCTCCACCCGAGTCGGCCGAGTTGCATACGCTGGTCCAGCGGCTacatgatgaagaggaggaggctgaAGAGGAGCCGCTGCTCATGAGCCCTGAGGATCCTATGGATACCTATGGCACTGTCAACACCGATGAATCAAATGCTCAGCCAGAGACCCCGCCCTCTCCTCCAACCCCGCCTCTCACCCCACCTGACCCTTTCCAGAACTTCAGCATGAGCAACG AGTTCCTgagggaggaggtggtggtCCTGCTCACAGCCCAGTTCATCACGCTCTTCAACCAGACAGCCCTGGAG ACCATGGTGACCCCTCTGACCCAGAGGTACTTTGGCTTCGGGGAGCTGGGGAACAGTGTGATGTACAGCCTGTGCGGGGTGGAGGTGATTCTGGGCTTCTTCTTTGTGCGCTGGCTGAGTCGCGTGGTGGCTGACCGGGCGGTTCTGGCCGTCGGGCTGGTCACCTGCAGCGTGGCCTGTGTCTGGTGCATCGTCTTCCTTGCCAACCCGCGAG GTGGCTTCTCAGTGGAGCTGCTGGAGTTCGTCGTCGGGGTCTTCCTCCAGCTACTGGGGCTGCCGTTCGTTGCCGTTTCCCAGGTTTCACTCTTCTCTAAAGTCACAGCGGAGAAGACACAGG GCTTTAGTCAGGGGGTCCGACGCTCTGTCGGGGGCCTGGCGACCATCCTGGGCCCCCTGTGGGCCGGAGGTCTGACGGCGAATCTCTACGTCATGCTGGGAATGATGCTGGTGCTCCTGACCCTTGTCACGGTGAGTCGGCGTCCCCGCGCCGCGCAGCTGGTGGCCTCAGCAGAGTCACGGCCAGGTGACCCGGACGGGCTTGTCTGCTGCAGGTGA
- the mfsd8l2 gene encoding uncharacterized protein mfsd8l2 isoform X4, whose product MFCGSIREHHVFCGILQVVAAVQSSRCRHWRRCRFLHLWLPDHEHGSSGACASLRRRHGVPPGGPSDWCRARGCSICTVYALCLFSNVDSVTFPGPAFNIFLRLCDFSLGPFVVDKYTSPGLFMCALWLLLELLVFLLYWDLPPPESAELHTLVQRLHDEEEEAEEEPLLMSPEDPMDTYGTVNTDESNAQPETPPSPPTPPLTPPDPFQNFSMSNEFLREEVVVLLTAQFITLFNQTALETMVTPLTQRYFGFGELGNSVMYSLCGVEVILGFFFVRWLSRVVADRAVLAVGLVTCSVACVWCIVFLANPRGGFSVELLEFVVGVFLQLLGLPFVAVSQVSLFSKVTAEKTQGFSQGVRRSVGGLATILGPLWAGGLTANLYVMLGMMLVLLTLVTVSRRPRAAQLVASAESRPGDPDGLVCCR is encoded by the exons ATGTTCTGCGGTTCCATTAGGGAACATCATGTATTTTGTGGGATTCTCCAAGTGGTTGCTGCTGTCCAGTCGTCTCGTTGcag GCATTGGCGCAGGTGCAGGTTCCTCCATCTTTGGCTACCTGACCACGAACACGGTTCCAGCGGAGCGTGCGCGAGTCTTCGCCGCCGTCATGGCGTGCCGCCAGGCGGGCCTTCTGATTGGTGCAGAGCTAGAGGCTGCTCCATTTGTACTGTTTATGCTCTGTGTTTATTCTCTAATGTTGATTCGGTAACGTTTCCAGGCCCCGCCTTCAACATCTTCCTGAGGCTATGTGACTTCAGCCTGGGACCCTTTGTGGTGGACAAGTACACATCTCCCGGG CTCTTCATGTGTGCACTctggctgctgctggagctgctggtgtTCCTGCTGTATTGGGACCTTCCTCCACCCGAGTCGGCCGAGTTGCATACGCTGGTCCAGCGGCTacatgatgaagaggaggaggctgaAGAGGAGCCGCTGCTCATGAGCCCTGAGGATCCTATGGATACCTATGGCACTGTCAACACCGATGAATCAAATGCTCAGCCAGAGACCCCGCCCTCTCCTCCAACCCCGCCTCTCACCCCACCTGACCCTTTCCAGAACTTCAGCATGAGCAACG AGTTCCTgagggaggaggtggtggtCCTGCTCACAGCCCAGTTCATCACGCTCTTCAACCAGACAGCCCTGGAG ACCATGGTGACCCCTCTGACCCAGAGGTACTTTGGCTTCGGGGAGCTGGGGAACAGTGTGATGTACAGCCTGTGCGGGGTGGAGGTGATTCTGGGCTTCTTCTTTGTGCGCTGGCTGAGTCGCGTGGTGGCTGACCGGGCGGTTCTGGCCGTCGGGCTGGTCACCTGCAGCGTGGCCTGTGTCTGGTGCATCGTCTTCCTTGCCAACCCGCGAG GTGGCTTCTCAGTGGAGCTGCTGGAGTTCGTCGTCGGGGTCTTCCTCCAGCTACTGGGGCTGCCGTTCGTTGCCGTTTCCCAGGTTTCACTCTTCTCTAAAGTCACAGCGGAGAAGACACAGG GCTTTAGTCAGGGGGTCCGACGCTCTGTCGGGGGCCTGGCGACCATCCTGGGCCCCCTGTGGGCCGGAGGTCTGACGGCGAATCTCTACGTCATGCTGGGAATGATGCTGGTGCTCCTGACCCTTGTCACGGTGAGTCGGCGTCCCCGCGCCGCGCAGCTGGTGGCCTCAGCAGAGTCACGGCCAGGTGACCCGGACGGGCTTGTCTGCTGCAGGTGA
- the mfsd8l2 gene encoding uncharacterized protein mfsd8l2 isoform X5 — protein MFVQCVMNIFVLPVIFCICGAVCVCMYPAGIGAGAGSSIFGYLTTNTVPAERARVFAAVMACRQAGLLIGPAFNIFLRLCDFSLGPFVVDKYTSPGLFMCALWLLLELLVFLLYWDLPPPESAELHTLVQRLHDEEEEAEEEPLLMSPEDPMDTYGTVNTDESNAQPETPPSPPTPPLTPPDPFQNFSMSNEFLREEVVVLLTAQFITLFNQTALETMVTPLTQRYFGFGELGNSVMYSLCGVEVILGFFFVRWLSRVVADRAVLAVGLVTCSVACVWCIVFLANPRGGFSVELLEFVVGVFLQLLGLPFVAVSQVSLFSKVTAEKTQGFSQGVRRSVGGLATILGPLWAGGLTANLYVMLGMMLVLLTLVTVSRRPRAAQLVASAESRPGDPDGLVCCR, from the exons atgttTGTTCAGTGTGTAATGAATATATTTGTTCTTCCTGTTATATTCTGTATTTGTggggctgtttgtgtgtgtatgtacccTGCAGGCATTGGCGCAGGTGCAGGTTCCTCCATCTTTGGCTACCTGACCACGAACACGGTTCCAGCGGAGCGTGCGCGAGTCTTCGCCGCCGTCATGGCGTGCCGCCAGGCGGGCCTTCTGATTG GCCCCGCCTTCAACATCTTCCTGAGGCTATGTGACTTCAGCCTGGGACCCTTTGTGGTGGACAAGTACACATCTCCCGGG CTCTTCATGTGTGCACTctggctgctgctggagctgctggtgtTCCTGCTGTATTGGGACCTTCCTCCACCCGAGTCGGCCGAGTTGCATACGCTGGTCCAGCGGCTacatgatgaagaggaggaggctgaAGAGGAGCCGCTGCTCATGAGCCCTGAGGATCCTATGGATACCTATGGCACTGTCAACACCGATGAATCAAATGCTCAGCCAGAGACCCCGCCCTCTCCTCCAACCCCGCCTCTCACCCCACCTGACCCTTTCCAGAACTTCAGCATGAGCAACG AGTTCCTgagggaggaggtggtggtCCTGCTCACAGCCCAGTTCATCACGCTCTTCAACCAGACAGCCCTGGAG ACCATGGTGACCCCTCTGACCCAGAGGTACTTTGGCTTCGGGGAGCTGGGGAACAGTGTGATGTACAGCCTGTGCGGGGTGGAGGTGATTCTGGGCTTCTTCTTTGTGCGCTGGCTGAGTCGCGTGGTGGCTGACCGGGCGGTTCTGGCCGTCGGGCTGGTCACCTGCAGCGTGGCCTGTGTCTGGTGCATCGTCTTCCTTGCCAACCCGCGAG GTGGCTTCTCAGTGGAGCTGCTGGAGTTCGTCGTCGGGGTCTTCCTCCAGCTACTGGGGCTGCCGTTCGTTGCCGTTTCCCAGGTTTCACTCTTCTCTAAAGTCACAGCGGAGAAGACACAGG GCTTTAGTCAGGGGGTCCGACGCTCTGTCGGGGGCCTGGCGACCATCCTGGGCCCCCTGTGGGCCGGAGGTCTGACGGCGAATCTCTACGTCATGCTGGGAATGATGCTGGTGCTCCTGACCCTTGTCACGGTGAGTCGGCGTCCCCGCGCCGCGCAGCTGGTGGCCTCAGCAGAGTCACGGCCAGGTGACCCGGACGGGCTTGTCTGCTGCAGGTGA
- the mfsd8l2 gene encoding major facilitator superfamily domain-containing protein 8 isoform X3, with protein MMDLQQKKNLSFIIIGLIFLLSGIEYAVILPTIWKYLQILEAPPYFLGLGLSAFSFSSLLSGPVFGLWSDRSRTTKSIILFSNVFEVVGNIMYFVGFSKWLLLSSRLVAGIGAGAGSSIFGYLTTNTVPAERARVFAAVMACRQAGLLIGPAFNIFLRLCDFSLGPFVVDKYTSPGLFMCALWLLLELLVFLLYWDLPPPESAELHTLVQRLHDEEEEAEEEPLLMSPEDPMDTYGTVNTDESNAQPETPPSPPTPPLTPPDPFQNFSMSNEFLREEVVVLLTAQFITLFNQTALETMVTPLTQRYFGFGELGNSVMYSLCGVEVILGFFFVRWLSRVVADRAVLAVGLVTCSVACVWCIVFLANPRGGFSVELLEFVVGVFLQLLGLPFVAVSQVSLFSKVTAEKTQVRGSDALSGAWRPSWAPCGPEV; from the exons ATGAtggatctgcagcagaagaagaacctcTCTTTCATCATCATTGGACTCATCTTTCTGTTGAGTGGAATTGAATATG cAGTCATCCTGCCAACCATCTGGAAGTATCTGCAGATCCTGGAGGCGCCTCCGTATTTCCTGGGTTTGGGTCTGTCTGCCTTCAGCTTCAGCAGTCTGCTGTCTGGACCCGTATTTGGTCTCTGGTCGGACAGAAGCCGGACTACAAAGTCCATCATCCTCTTCTCCAATGTGTTTGAGGTTGTGG GGAACATCATGTATTTTGTGGGATTCTCCAAGTGGTTGCTGCTGTCCAGTCGTCTCGTTGcag GCATTGGCGCAGGTGCAGGTTCCTCCATCTTTGGCTACCTGACCACGAACACGGTTCCAGCGGAGCGTGCGCGAGTCTTCGCCGCCGTCATGGCGTGCCGCCAGGCGGGCCTTCTGATTG GCCCCGCCTTCAACATCTTCCTGAGGCTATGTGACTTCAGCCTGGGACCCTTTGTGGTGGACAAGTACACATCTCCCGGG CTCTTCATGTGTGCACTctggctgctgctggagctgctggtgtTCCTGCTGTATTGGGACCTTCCTCCACCCGAGTCGGCCGAGTTGCATACGCTGGTCCAGCGGCTacatgatgaagaggaggaggctgaAGAGGAGCCGCTGCTCATGAGCCCTGAGGATCCTATGGATACCTATGGCACTGTCAACACCGATGAATCAAATGCTCAGCCAGAGACCCCGCCCTCTCCTCCAACCCCGCCTCTCACCCCACCTGACCCTTTCCAGAACTTCAGCATGAGCAACG AGTTCCTgagggaggaggtggtggtCCTGCTCACAGCCCAGTTCATCACGCTCTTCAACCAGACAGCCCTGGAG ACCATGGTGACCCCTCTGACCCAGAGGTACTTTGGCTTCGGGGAGCTGGGGAACAGTGTGATGTACAGCCTGTGCGGGGTGGAGGTGATTCTGGGCTTCTTCTTTGTGCGCTGGCTGAGTCGCGTGGTGGCTGACCGGGCGGTTCTGGCCGTCGGGCTGGTCACCTGCAGCGTGGCCTGTGTCTGGTGCATCGTCTTCCTTGCCAACCCGCGAG GTGGCTTCTCAGTGGAGCTGCTGGAGTTCGTCGTCGGGGTCTTCCTCCAGCTACTGGGGCTGCCGTTCGTTGCCGTTTCCCAGGTTTCACTCTTCTCTAAAGTCACAGCGGAGAAGACACAGG TCAGGGGGTCCGACGCTCTGTCGGGGGCCTGGCGACCATCCTGGGCCCCCTGTGGGCCGGAGGTCTGA